The DNA sequence TAACCTCACTGTGATGGTTGTGACACACGATCTGGGTGTGGCTCAGTACCTAGCGGATAGGGTGGTGATACTCTACAAGGGTGAGGTGGTGGAGGAGGGGTCTTTCGAGGATGTGCTCCATAATCCAAGGAACGAGTACACGAAACTCCTCATCAGGAGCTACAGAGCAAGCATATAGTCTGGCGTCCCTCACTTAGAGGCGCCCGGCCCCCTACAGCACGGTGATGCTAACTCACCTTGTGTGTGTCAACGGTTCCACACGTCTGTATTCGCGTAGGTTGAGGTGCTGCTGGATATATATAATGTCACTGCGTCGCTGGGGCACATCGCCATGCAGGCAGGCCTCAGCCCACGGTCCCTCAGCGGCTTACATAAGTCGCAGTTCACTACACTCCCGCCCCTTATCCTTATGGCTTTGACGGGGCATGAGTGCATGCAGTCCAGGCAGTTATTGCATTTAGTGTAGTCTATGAGGATCTCGCCGAGGGGGCCTCTGCGGATTGCGTTCCTCTTACATGCTGAGACGCATTTAGCGTTGCTACAGTGCATACACGCTGTGGGGAAGACCAACCCCTCGCCGGTTTTCTGGATCTTAATGAGTGACCTGCCCTCATGCACAAAGCTACAGACGTTGCTACAGGTCTCACAGCCGATGCACTTCCCGTAGTCAAACACCCTCAGGAAGGGCGCTGAACTCAAACACCTGCCGGCGTCAACCCCAGCATTAACTCCAAGGAACCTGCACAGAGACCCCTCAACACTGCCGTCCCACCTAACAAACTCTAGCACAAGCTCCCTGACGGGGGAGGACTTAAGGATCTCACCAATGCTTGGCATTTCGCCTGTGAGCATTAAGTCTAGGGACCTGGCGGCCCTCAGAGCGCTGTCGACAGCGAGTCCTATCTTCGTAGGGCCTGAGACGACGTCCCCGGCCGCGTATATGTTCGTCTCGGGCACCCTGTAGTCCTTCTCCACCATAATCCTCCCATCAGTCCCTAAGTATCTCACCAGCATCTCACTGCCCGCCGGCGGGGTGGGGAGCTCGCCGACGGCGGTCACGACTAGGTCGGCCTCCAGCGTAAAGCCAGTTCCAGGGATCGGCACGGGCTTCGGTCTGCCGGTCTCGTCCGGCTCCCCTAACCTCATCCTAGTAAACTCCACGGCCCTTGCCTCACCACCCTCAGCAACTATCCTCGTCGGTTGGGCCAGTTCAATGAACTTAACACCGCGTTGCGAGAGTTCCTTGATTCTGTAGGATCCTGCTGGAGCTTCTTTGATCGTCCTCCTGTAGGTCAGGTAGACCTCCTCAGCCCCCTTCATGAGGGCCGTCTCCGCAGCGTCGACAGCGCTTAATCCCGCCCCGACTACGACGACCCTACCTACACACCTCACATCATATGAGGCATAACCGAGCTCAGCGAGTTTTATTCTGTGGAGGAATTCCAGGGCGGACAGCACGTTCCGCGATTCCTCGCCAGACACGTTGAGATGACGTGACCTCCAGGTGCCTGTGGCTATGAGCACAGCACTGTACCCGCTGACTAACTTCTCAATGTCGACTGCATCGACAGCGAACTCATCGCCCTCGTCACGAGACCGGCTTGATCCAGCCTTCCTCCTCAGGTGGAACTTAACGCCGAAGTTCCCCTCCAGATCCCTACAGCCCTCGAGCACCCTCTCCGGACGTATGCGGTGGCTTGGGATGGCGAATGTCATCAGGCCGCCTGGTGCGGGGAGCTTATCGTATACATCTACCTCGTAATTCCTGCAGGCTAAGTAGCCTGCGGCAGAAAGGCCGGCCGGGCCGGCGCCCACGACTGCGACGCGTTTACCGAGAGACGATGACCGCGCCGCGGAGAGGAACGCGAACTTCAAGAACACCACTCCCGTGGACACTATACCCATTAAAAAGTTTGGGTAATGCAATAAATAAACCTTAAGTTTTCCGTATTTCGATTTTCTGTGTGTATCCATCAATGACTCTGAGCCCACCTGGAATTCCTTGCAGGCATTACTGCTTCGGGGGTACGTGGTCTTTGAGATATGAAGGTCTAACCATCAGAGTGGATTATGTGTGAGATGGCCACACGCTTAAATCATTAAGTCTAAATGCAGTTACTTGTACTTCGCCTAGAGAGGGCAGTGGGTCAGTCCATGGTAGAATGGGCAGTGACCGCATGTTGGGGTGTTGCCTAGACAGTCGCTCTCGTTGCTTCGTGTTCTGTCACAGTAATCGACTAGCTTGCAGACGAGGCATGACGGCATCTTCGAGAAGCTCAGCTTGTAGAACATCCTTGAATATCTCCCCCTCCAGATCTCGGTTAGGGGTTCGCTGGCCGCGTCGCCCAGTACCACCTCGTGTATCCTTCTTGAAATGCCGAAGAGCCCTGTCTTCCAGGTGCGTGAGTAGTAGATGCATGGTGACACTAGGCCGTCGTATCTGATGAACAGCGTTCTGCTCGACGCGAAGGGACATACCCGCTGAATCCCCGCAGGGTATGAGGGCATGGAGATCCTGACGCTGAGTTCAGGTATTTCACCCTTAACCCTGCTGACGCTCCCCTCAAACAGTTTAACGCATTCTGAGTCGCTGAGACAGTCCAGATCGTCTTCCCTGGATAGAGGTACATAGTAGCTGTAGACGACCTCATTGACGCCGGCCTCCCTAGCCAGCGCTAGCAACCTACCCGCTTCACTAGCGTTTACTCTATTCACAGTGAACAGGAGTTTCACGTAAGGCCTGGTGCTGCCGCCCACTCGTTTGAACCTAAACAGTTCCCTCAACCCGTTGAGGACTGAAGGCAGGTCCCCGCCAACCCGTATCTTGCTGTACAGCTCTACCGTGGGGGCGTCGATACTTAGGGCGAGCTCGTCCACATTCTC is a window from the Zestosphaera sp. genome containing:
- a CDS encoding FAD-dependent oxidoreductase; protein product: MGIVSTGVVFLKFAFLSAARSSSLGKRVAVVGAGPAGLSAAGYLACRNYEVDVYDKLPAPGGLMTFAIPSHRIRPERVLEGCRDLEGNFGVKFHLRRKAGSSRSRDEGDEFAVDAVDIEKLVSGYSAVLIATGTWRSRHLNVSGEESRNVLSALEFLHRIKLAELGYASYDVRCVGRVVVVGAGLSAVDAAETALMKGAEEVYLTYRRTIKEAPAGSYRIKELSQRGVKFIELAQPTRIVAEGGEARAVEFTRMRLGEPDETGRPKPVPIPGTGFTLEADLVVTAVGELPTPPAGSEMLVRYLGTDGRIMVEKDYRVPETNIYAAGDVVSGPTKIGLAVDSALRAARSLDLMLTGEMPSIGEILKSSPVRELVLEFVRWDGSVEGSLCRFLGVNAGVDAGRCLSSAPFLRVFDYGKCIGCETCSNVCSFVHEGRSLIKIQKTGEGLVFPTACMHCSNAKCVSACKRNAIRRGPLGEILIDYTKCNNCLDCMHSCPVKAIRIRGGSVVNCDLCKPLRDRGLRPACMAMCPSDAVTLYISSSTSTYANTDVWNR
- a CDS encoding radical SAM protein; translated protein: MNEIVTGDWIVRLRAESHPREVALEISTACNLSCVHCFRKSAVRFNEGHMEMDIFRRVLRNVVSAGVRRVALTGWGEPSTHPEIEEIIRICRKHGLQVVLNTNGFRLLELSRVIAENVDELALSIDAPTVELYSKIRVGGDLPSVLNGLRELFRFKRVGGSTRPYVKLLFTVNRVNASEAGRLLALAREAGVNEVVYSYYVPLSREDDLDCLSDSECVKLFEGSVSRVKGEIPELSVRISMPSYPAGIQRVCPFASSRTLFIRYDGLVSPCIYYSRTWKTGLFGISRRIHEVVLGDAASEPLTEIWRGRYSRMFYKLSFSKMPSCLVCKLVDYCDRTRSNESDCLGNTPTCGHCPFYHGLTHCPL